A window of the Lactuca sativa cultivar Salinas chromosome 7, Lsat_Salinas_v11, whole genome shotgun sequence genome harbors these coding sequences:
- the LOC111908208 gene encoding histone deacetylase complex subunit SAP18, protein MAARVGEGQRRGGGRPLPPSARGPPGPPVHGKPGPRFEPVDREKTCPLLLRVFTKIGGHHNQADFAVRGKEPKDEVQIYTWMDATLRELTDLVKEVAPEARRRDAMLSFAFVYPTKTGHFTVKEVGKTLSYPNARRPDDGSKALGSLSFEIGDYLDVAIL, encoded by the exons ATGGCAGCACGAGTCGGAGAAGGGCAAAGAAGAGGAGGAGGAAGGCCACTTCCGCCGTCGGCAAGAGGACCTCCTGGTCCTCCTGTTCATGGTAAACCTGGACCTCGATTTGAACCAGTAGACCGCGAAAAG ACTTGTCCATTGCTACTTCGAGTTTTTACCAAG ATTGGTGGTCATCACAACCAGGCAGACTTTGCAGTGAGAGGTaaggaacctaaagatgaagtcCAGATATACACATGGATGGATGCTACACTTCGTGAGCTAACTGATCTG GTAAAGGAGGTAGCACCAGAAGCTAGAAGAAGAGATGCAATGCTGTCATTTGCTTTTGTATATCCTACCAAAACTGGTCATTTTACAGTCAAAGAG GTTGGGAAAACCTTGTCTTATCCGAATGCAAGACGACCAGACGATGGCAGCAAGGCCCTCGGCAGCCTTAGTTTTGAG ATTGGAGATTACCTAGATGTTGCAATTCTTTAG